A genomic window from Denticeps clupeoides chromosome 11, fDenClu1.1, whole genome shotgun sequence includes:
- the LOC114800034 gene encoding calmodulin-regulated spectrin-associated protein 1-B-like, giving the protein MAEYTGPKLFKEPSAKSNKPIIHNAISHCCLAGKVNEAQKNSILEELEKCESNHLMILFRDGGCQFRALYSYFPDTEEIQKLTGTGPKNISKK; this is encoded by the exons ATGGCTGAATATACTG gtccaaaacttttcaaggaacCAAGTGCAAAATCAAACAAGCCAATCATTCACAATGCCATCTCTCATTGCTGTTTGGCTGGGAAAGTAAATGAAGCTCAGAAAAACTCAATCCTCGAG GAGCTAGAAAAGTGTGAATCAAACCACCTTATGATCCTGTTCCGTGATGGTGGCTGTCAGTTCCGAGCTCTCTACTCCTACTTCCCTGACACGGAAGAGATCCAGAAGTTGACAGGCACCGGGCCCAAGAACATCAGCAAAAAATGA
- the LOC114800031 gene encoding insulin-like growth factor-binding protein complex acid labile subunit, with product MDTMWVALVLLMWGCIDVVHSECQLLTVDFVCTKVPSSFPVGMTSVVLFMNNVGHLNSTVFNSDSLSSVTSLTLTNNGITDMSPRALHAFQQLINLKLDGNHLAKINHTWFSHPEKLQNITLYNNSIEAVDQADLSNFTGLISLNLSRNHIHTISRGSFSALHKLAHLDLSVNRLMHLNPMALNHLKFTKVRLDGNPWDCSCGRLLFGEFVVFLKVYRTPLVWRTRPQ from the exons ATGGACACCATGTGGG TTGCCCTTGTTCTCCTGATGTGGGGCTGCATAGATGTGGTACATTCCGAGTGTCAGCTGCTGACCGTTGACTTTGTCTGTACAAAGGTTCCATCAA GCTTTCCTGTTGGGATGACCTCTGTTGTCCTTTTCATGAACAATGTGGGTCACCTCAACTCCACAGTGTTCAACAGCGACTCTCTATCATCGGTGACTAGCCTCACATTGACCAACAATGGGATCACCGACATGTCCCCCAGAGCCCTTCATGCCTTCCAGCAGCTCATAAACCTAAAGTTGGATGGAAACCACTTGgcaaaaataaaccacacatgGTTCAGCCACCccgaaaaattacaaaatatcacTTTGTACAACAACAGTATAGAGGCTGTAGATCAGGCAGATCTGTCCAACTTCACAGGCCTAATCAGTCTTAATTTGTCTCGTAACCACATTCACACCATTTCTCGAGGAAGCTTCAGCGCTCTCCACAAATTAGCCCATTTAGACCTTTCAGTCAACCGCCTGATGCATCTGAATCCAATGGCCCTGAACCACTTAAAGTTCACCAAGGTACGCCTAGATGGAAATCCTTGGGACTGTTCCTGTGGAAGGTTGCTCTTTGGGGAGTTTGTTGTCTTCTTGAAAG TTTACAGAACGCCTCTTGTCTGGAGAACGAGACCGCAGTAA